The sequence below is a genomic window from Colias croceus chromosome 11, ilColCroc2.1.
ttataataatactattaattatcTGTATACTGTCAACTATAGTTACCACGAAAAAActtttgtgataataaaatttttactaGGGAAAATACTCTAGGTTCATGCCGTATGAACACTATTTTTTGACAATTTCTATATCTGTTATCTATGGTTAAATGGACAGGTAGATAGATGATACGTTTTTTTAGACGTGAACACTTTCCTAATATTCTATCAGCGGCGGAAAATATGCGGCGGCTATTGGTGCTGGCCATGCGGACTGCAACTTTGGGTTGCAGTCCGCaacttaaatataatgataatgtatgATAATCAAAACTATCACCTTATTGAATAAACCAACCATCAAAGAGTATGAGTAATATGTACGCAGCATTTTCCATACCCTGCTACAACACTTTGGAATAAATGTGTGGCTAAGGCCAATAGGGTGGAGCGAGAAAATATCCAAGAAGCAAGTTATACAACTTCTGACATATCATACAAgacaataacaaatttaaaacagtattttaacaatatttttgtttaggaaaaaatatacgtaCTTGTCTCCTGTTCTTGGTTTTGATCATGACGTCTAAGTGTGCGGTCATTGCCACCTGTAGGCTTATAGTTACCGCGCTTAACTCCTGGAATACAaaaacaacatattatttgGTTAATATAAGATCATGCAAATAATAGGCGGtaatataatttcttattcTCCTAATGTCATCATCTACTTAACTACCTAAAGcagaaataaatgaatgttgtGGATGctacactaaaaattaaaactaaaagtaGGCATTTCTTCAGCACAAACTTACCTAAAGCAATCCTTGtagggttaaaaattaattatattcctttactttatttacaaacacacgTGAGTTTActcatattttaacaaacatcaATATTTAGTTTCTGCATTTCATAGAATTGTAAATTAAACTGTTATTCAACATGACAAATAGAGGGAGCACAGAAATTGCAGGCATTGTATCTACCTATACTACAAACAATGGTTATCCACTCAGTGAGCTTATGTAAGGAATTGAATTGGAAAATTGTACATCTCAATTTATACTAATGTTTACAAGTACTACATGATACTATATATTACTGATACATATAAAGTTGGATATTATACCGAATTTGAGCATATTCCAGTCAAATACATAGTCATATGTAAATCCCTGTCTGTGGAATAGAGTGCGGAACAACTGACGCAGGTGACCGTAGTCGGGTCTCTCTTCGAAACGAAGTCGTCGACAGTACTTCAGGTACAGTTGAAATTCGATCGGATGGTTCTGAAACAAGACCACAGTTTAAATATGTTCCTTTTGCTATTCTAAGTTTTCAATGATAAGTTAtgacttataaaaaattagaaGTACTAACTGACTGCCTTACTCTTCTAAGAATTAACGCAAATAATAAAGCTCAAATTGtaacataacaaataaaattactttgcATAGTTCATCAAATGGAGTGGACAATTTCTTCTCCGATATTCTTTCGTATTTCTGTCTTTTCGTGGCCGCCTTGAGTCCTTGCCACGGCAGGCTTCCGCGGTTGAAGTACATGAGAACATAGCCGAGCGATTCCAAGTCGTCGCGTCGAGACTGCTCAATACCTAGATGAGTGTTAATCGACGCGTATCTCGCTGTTCCTGTAATATTGATTGCCTATTATTATTGCCCATAGTAAGTTgatgaaaattttcaattttaaatatcctaCATGTATCTGAAAACTTGAGGGACTAACAAAGAAATATCATTGTGAGAAATTACACAAATGCTCTAATATGaacttacaatattttaaatttaatcaagaacaaaaaagtttcaaaataattataattgtattggAGTTTCTTACCTGTCAAATTCTTGTTTTCTCTATATGGAATATGTTGATTGGTGCGTGGATCTTTGTACCTTTTCGCTAATCCAAAATCTATTATATACACTAAATTGCCTTTTTTACCGAGTCCCATTAAAAAGTTGTCTGGTTTAATATCTCTGTAACAGAATGGTATTGCCAATACTTGCTACTGATAGAAGTGTAATGAGTcaatcaaaattatataaatagttaCGCATTTTCTATTTGATACTTGATGTTATCAAAGCAAATACATACAtcattatgttttattgtatacaatgtaAATAATGGCCACTGttcaatatattcaataaatttctGATTAAGACAGGACTGATGtcgtcataataattaattcaatatctAAGGGTGCAAGACTGATATAATTTATGACCTTACTTAGTTATTGCATAGCATTCATACTTCTAgaattgtatttattgtacTTGATTATACATTAGGAAAATAAAGATATGgcacaaaatttataatatgacaatgaaaattatacaaaattccATACTTGAATTCATAAAGGTTTAAAAATAGAGCATTGATATATGATAATTTGAATCCCAATGCTCTTTGGAAAATCGCTAGAAACAGATTAAATCAGAATACTTTAGAACTACTATTGAATGTTAAGTGTAATACAAAACAAGGTGAAGATTGAAAGAAGGATTTACTAGAAAGTAGAGTAGTgatatagaaatataatataaaataatataccatAATATGACACTGTAACATAGTACAGTCAACAggttaaaaattatctataacCTTTTACCAGACCTAAGTTGTCTATAAACAAGAAAATGCAGGAATGTATagcttatttttaacaaatatatagcaattttcaaataaaggATAAACACTGTTTATAACAtacttgaaaataaatgtgtatACATATAAACAAGGCAAGAGCAtcatctatatctatacatataataaatctgtagaagggtcaattctgtacattgaaaatattgaaaaaataaatatgcagggggtgttactggatcgataccaaacccaaatatgtgattaaaaaaatttttgtctgtctgtctgtctgtatgttcaggcatcacgtgaaaactaacggttcgatttcgatgaaacttggtataattataccttattatcctgggcataaaataggatactttttatcccggaaaaatacgtagaaaaaaaataaatcttaatttttccgcgcggacggagtcgcgggcggaagctagtcagaaaataaaacagatgCAAATGccatataattaatttgtaagtCATAAAGTTCCTaagattaaaagaaaaaaaaaactaaattttatgtttattttcccaACATGGAAAAAACTATTGTTCATAATTGGTTTAGATTCACTAGTTTCAACATCTATTGCAAATTTAAGGTCAAACAATCTAAGACAACAGTTTACATAACCTTGCTTATTAATCTCCTAAGGTAATCTTAAATTCATTTAATCCTTAAAATGaacaattaaaaacctttttttgaaaatctataaataaatataaaattaatgtgtGTTTGACAACATGTGGAAACATTATGTGTTTATACAAACCAGTTTCTATGAATATTGCaagtataaatgtatattaatagaaaaaaaaattcagtgaaatttgaaacatattacctatgttgtgtttgtgtttgtgttttggtgccaaatgaatgaatgtctaTGTCTAAAGTTAAACATATATGTTTCTAAATTGAACAATTTGTTTCATACAATTTTGAAGAACTAAAGTTGCAATAAGCATTTCAATTGCTAGAAACattgaacataaaataataaaatgtctcatttattaatcataaatgCTGTTGCTTTGTCagttaccttctatatattgtttatttccCTTTGTTTTCCTTCTATAGTGAGATGACTCTATATGCCTATTTACACTCACCTATGAATAAAATTCCTGTAGTGAATGTCTTCTATGCGAGTGATAAGCTGGTCAGCGAGTAGAAGAACCGTCTTGAGGGAGAAGCGTCGAGAACAAAAGTTAAAAAGGTCTTCTAAAGAAGGACCCAAAAGCTCCATTACCATGACATTGTAGTCTCCTTCTGAACCACACCATTTTATAGCAGGAATGCCAACTGTTAACAAGTTATAGTTTACATAACATTATGTACAATTTAGAACCGACTtggatcaataaaataaaaaaaaaacttttataaagttttaatacTATTACTTGgttagtataa
It includes:
- the LOC123695434 gene encoding casein kinase I; this translates as MQNFKMELRVGNKYRLGRKIGSGSFGDIYLGTNIVTREEVAIKLECIKTRHPQLHIESKFYKLMRGGIGIPAIKWCGSEGDYNVMVMELLGPSLEDLFNFCSRRFSLKTVLLLADQLITRIEDIHYRNFIHRDIKPDNFLMGLGKKGNLVYIIDFGLAKRYKDPRTNQHIPYRENKNLTGTARYASINTHLGIEQSRRDDLESLGYVLMYFNRGSLPWQGLKAATKRQKYERISEKKLSTPFDELCKNHPIEFQLYLKYCRRLRFEERPDYGHLRQLFRTLFHRQGFTYDYVFDWNMLKFGVKRGNYKPTGGNDRTLRRHDQNQEQETTATAGGAAAGQPSTTVAAISEWR